In Fusobacterium sp., one genomic interval encodes:
- a CDS encoding MarR family winged helix-turn-helix transcriptional regulator, translating to MRKIGTLSRAIHSVSDIKYRELFLQKGQFIFLTRVCENQGINFRELSRILAVDKSTTTKAVKKLIEAGYLNKEQDEKDKREYKLYPTEKALKVYEFIIDEENRNIEICMEGLTKKEREMVEDLLEKMSENAAKDWLKIKGGKE from the coding sequence TTGAGAAAAATAGGAACATTATCCAGAGCTATTCATTCTGTAAGTGATATAAAATATAGAGAGTTATTCTTACAAAAAGGGCAGTTTATATTTCTTACAAGAGTATGTGAAAATCAGGGAATCAATTTTAGAGAATTATCTAGAATATTAGCTGTAGATAAGAGTACTACAACTAAAGCAGTAAAAAAATTGATAGAGGCTGGATATCTGAACAAAGAACAGGATGAAAAAGATAAGAGAGAATATAAGCTATATCCAACTGAAAAAGCATTAAAAGTTTATGAATTTATAATTGATGAGGAAAATAGAAATATAGAAATATGTATGGAAGGATTGACTAAAAAAGAAAGAGAAATGGTTGAAGACTTATTAGAAAAAATGAGTGAGAATGCAGCAAAAGATTGGTTAAAAATAAAAGGGGGAAAAGAATGA